The Actinomycetota bacterium region AAGCAGAGCGACTTTTCCATTGGTGACATCCGAGGACTAACCGTTGGATTGGGACCGGGCTCTTTTACGGGGGTGAGAATTGGGGTCACTACGGCCAAGATTCTTGCTCAGGCATTAAACCTACCTCTTGTGGGTATCTCGACATTGGACTGTTTAGCCTACCCCTTTACCTTTGGGGAGGAGCTAGTTTGCGTCGTTTTGGACGCCAAGCGGGGTGAAGTTTACAGCGCAATTTATAGGTGTTTGGGTGGCAAGTTTGACCTCATTACTCCCTATCAAGTTATGTCCCCATGGGATTTATGTGCGAAATTGAAAGAATATAAGCAAAGGGTAGTCTTGGTGGGAGATGCACTATATCCCTACGGAGACCTGCTCAAAAATTCCTTAGGTTCCTCGGTGGATTTTGCTCCGCCGTGGCTTTGGTTCCCCAAGGCGTCGAATCTCATTGCTCTTGCTATGGATAAGCTTCTTGGGGGAGAGGGTAAAGAGATTTTCCAGGTAGTTCCCATTTATGTTCGTTTATCGGAAGCTGAGGGGAAGGTGGGACGAGCCCCGACGTGTCGGGGCCGGGCAGGCAGGGAAGGAAAGTTTTCCCCATGGAAACCATTGAAATCTCCAGAATGACTTATATCGATCTTGAAAGCGTATGCGAGATTGAAAGGACCGTGTTTCCTAGACCTTGGACTCGATCCATGTTTGAGCATGACCTTGCTCGATCGGGTTACACTTTCTATGTTGTGGCAAGGATTCTGAGTCCATCTACTGATACCCGCGCCCCCGCCAGCCGAGTGGGGCGAGGCGTCCTGAAGCACTGGCGAGCGAGCCTACAGGCCGGACGGGCAGGGAGAATAGTGGGATACGGCGGGATGTTACGCGTCGGGGGTGAGGGACGCATTTCAACACTTGCGGTGGATCCAGCCTATCGGAATCGTGGCATAGCGAAAGCTTTGATGCTCACCATGGCCAAATGGGCTATAAAGAGTGGGATTCAGTGGTTGACCCTGGAGGTAAGGAGGTCGAATCTCGTCGCTCAAAATCTTTATAAAAAATTCGGTTTTTATAAGGTGGCGGTAAGAAAGGGTTATTACTCGGACAACAATGAGGATGCAATAGTCATGTGGACCGGAGATATCACTTCTCCTAACTATAAAAAGCTGCTGGAAAAAACGGGGCGAAGCCTAAATATTAATATAATTGAGAGAATTGAAGGTCTCGTAGAAACAGACCTTTAGGTCTGTTAGTTAGCGTAACAGGTCTAAAGACCTGT contains the following coding sequences:
- the tsaB gene encoding tRNA (adenosine(37)-N6)-threonylcarbamoyltransferase complex dimerization subunit type 1 TsaB, translating into MLALAFDTATDACTVAIGTEDKLYGELTMYAPRAHMERLIPMVDYLLKQSDFSIGDIRGLTVGLGPGSFTGVRIGVTTAKILAQALNLPLVGISTLDCLAYPFTFGEELVCVVLDAKRGEVYSAIYRCLGGKFDLITPYQVMSPWDLCAKLKEYKQRVVLVGDALYPYGDLLKNSLGSSVDFAPPWLWFPKASNLIALAMDKLLGGEGKEIFQVVPIYVRLSEAEGKVGRAPTCRGRAGREGKFSPWKPLKSPE
- the rimI gene encoding ribosomal protein S18-alanine N-acetyltransferase; translated protein: METIEISRMTYIDLESVCEIERTVFPRPWTRSMFEHDLARSGYTFYVVARILSPSTDTRAPASRVGRGVLKHWRASLQAGRAGRIVGYGGMLRVGGEGRISTLAVDPAYRNRGIAKALMLTMAKWAIKSGIQWLTLEVRRSNLVAQNLYKKFGFYKVAVRKGYYSDNNEDAIVMWTGDITSPNYKKLLEKTGRSLNINIIERIEGLVETDL